The following proteins are co-located in the Polystyrenella longa genome:
- a CDS encoding phage holin family protein, protein MSVSNGKRTTHEEPISMRKNIGDLGSDLIALSELQLQLISLDSRAALQKAILPIGLMLLSTGLLVGAFPLALIALTWWLAMATSLTQAAAGGIVAGVAAVLAVILLLVAKKGLQNSTKLLDRSRYELKNNIQWIKRVLSSKTERRDCSDYV, encoded by the coding sequence ATGAGTGTATCCAACGGCAAACGTACAACACATGAAGAACCCATTTCCATGCGTAAAAACATTGGAGATCTCGGTTCCGACCTGATCGCACTAAGCGAATTGCAGCTGCAATTAATCAGTCTTGATTCCCGTGCCGCGCTTCAAAAAGCAATTCTTCCTATTGGCCTGATGCTACTGTCAACTGGTCTCCTCGTCGGAGCATTTCCGCTCGCACTCATCGCGTTGACCTGGTGGCTGGCTATGGCAACCTCTCTGACGCAGGCAGCAGCGGGAGGAATCGTCGCCGGGGTAGCAGCGGTACTGGCAGTTATTCTTCTTTTGGTCGCTAAGAAGGGCCTCCAAAACAGTACGAAACTGCTGGATCGATCACGATATGAATTAAAAAACAATATTCAATGGATCAAACGAGTTTTAAGCTCAAAAACGGAGCGACGCGACTGTAGTGATTACGTTTGA
- a CDS encoding alkaline phosphatase family protein — protein sequence MKKVVLIIIDALSTHVVEPAMKAGKLPVFQQLRDKGAYSPSCISIFPSITPAATCSLVTGAYPVDHGIAGAYWYDPKQDEIAYFGADLPAIFKEGIDHYIRDFQLRLNGERLQYPTIFEQIEKNGKLQDAVVNFMWYKGTVPHSASTPFLMKFIPGSNFASEMMGPHKMFLGDFVSSPLEDNQTPTARGGVSRRFGFHDDATSDYLLSLSRSGSMPDFTLAYFPNNDFDSHEVGPENAVHTLQKVAITLGTLFEEQGGIDKFLEDHVIMVTGDHSQSNLDEDARVDLNATLEQFQVVDAGAEWQNGEDLMICPNMRAAQIYMRPERWENRSEVIEALLECPGVDQVIWSDFENGLSDCDEATFHIYTRDRGTLVFKQAWNGDTDGVDELGNRWAFQGDLATIDGTLDEDNVLRFGDYPNALERIANGICDQTGNLWVTARLGKEFAIPGLHTNAAGSHGSLHKIDSTSPLFAAGLPKDFKLPDFPRIVDVSPLALQILGIQPRCESFDSARAN from the coding sequence ATGAAAAAGGTTGTTTTAATTATCATCGATGCTCTTTCGACACACGTCGTCGAGCCAGCGATGAAGGCTGGCAAACTCCCGGTCTTTCAACAACTACGCGATAAAGGGGCTTACTCGCCGAGCTGTATTTCAATTTTCCCTTCGATCACTCCAGCTGCCACTTGCTCGCTGGTCACGGGCGCCTACCCAGTTGACCACGGGATAGCAGGCGCCTACTGGTACGATCCCAAACAGGATGAAATTGCCTACTTTGGGGCCGATCTCCCAGCGATCTTTAAAGAAGGCATTGACCATTACATCCGTGATTTCCAACTTCGCTTAAATGGCGAACGTCTGCAGTATCCTACAATCTTCGAACAGATCGAAAAGAATGGAAAACTGCAGGACGCCGTTGTGAATTTCATGTGGTACAAGGGAACTGTGCCTCACTCTGCGTCGACACCTTTCCTGATGAAATTCATTCCGGGTTCTAATTTCGCTTCAGAAATGATGGGACCACACAAGATGTTCCTGGGCGACTTTGTCTCCAGCCCGCTTGAGGATAACCAAACTCCGACTGCTCGCGGTGGGGTATCCCGTCGGTTTGGATTCCATGACGACGCGACGAGTGACTACCTGCTCTCACTTTCCCGCTCGGGATCAATGCCCGATTTCACACTCGCTTATTTTCCCAATAACGATTTCGATAGCCACGAGGTCGGTCCCGAAAATGCGGTTCATACGCTCCAGAAGGTCGCGATCACGTTAGGAACTCTATTTGAGGAGCAGGGGGGAATCGATAAGTTTCTTGAAGACCACGTCATCATGGTCACTGGTGATCACTCGCAGAGCAATCTGGACGAGGACGCTCGGGTTGACCTGAACGCAACGTTGGAACAGTTCCAAGTCGTCGATGCTGGAGCCGAATGGCAGAACGGGGAAGACCTGATGATCTGCCCCAATATGCGGGCCGCCCAAATCTACATGCGTCCAGAACGCTGGGAGAATCGCTCAGAAGTCATCGAAGCTCTACTCGAATGCCCTGGAGTTGATCAAGTGATCTGGAGTGATTTTGAAAACGGGCTCAGCGATTGCGACGAGGCCACGTTTCATATCTACACCAGAGACAGGGGCACGCTCGTCTTCAAGCAAGCTTGGAATGGCGATACAGATGGGGTCGACGAGTTAGGCAACCGTTGGGCTTTCCAGGGAGATTTGGCCACGATTGACGGGACGCTGGATGAGGATAATGTTCTGCGATTCGGCGATTACCCCAACGCACTGGAGCGAATTGCAAATGGGATCTGCGATCAAACGGGCAACTTGTGGGTGACAGCCCGCCTCGGGAAGGAATTCGCCATTCCCGGTCTCCACACTAACGCCGCCGGTTCGCACGGTTCCCTCCATAAAATCGACTCCACGTCTCCCTTATTCGCAGCAGGGCTTCCGAAGGATTTCAAACTTCCGGACTTTCCTCGGATTGTCGATGTCTCCCCCCTCGCACTCCAGATTCTCGGTATCCAGCCCCGCTGCGAATCTTTCGATAGCGCCCGCGCTAACTGA
- a CDS encoding CsbD family protein — protein MTTSQELKMKGNWNELRGRIEEHWSQLTSSDLDNLEGRKDQIVGKIQQKTGETSQKIEAELNHLLETVCNSAASTTEKLGQTVQNAQEHLNQASQAARQQMDRMNDSIQQGYQQAEETVRKHPTESVAVAFGTGLIAGVIVSLALRR, from the coding sequence ATGACTACTTCACAAGAACTCAAAATGAAGGGTAACTGGAACGAACTTCGAGGTCGTATCGAGGAACATTGGAGCCAGTTAACTTCAAGTGATCTCGACAATCTTGAAGGTCGTAAAGACCAGATTGTCGGAAAGATTCAACAAAAGACAGGTGAAACCAGCCAGAAGATCGAAGCAGAGCTGAATCACCTCTTGGAAACGGTTTGCAATTCAGCAGCCAGCACTACCGAGAAGCTGGGACAAACTGTTCAGAATGCACAAGAGCACCTGAACCAGGCATCGCAAGCTGCACGTCAGCAAATGGATCGCATGAACGATTCCATTCAACAAGGCTACCAACAGGCTGAAGAAACTGTTCGCAAACATCCTACGGAATCTGTAGCAGTCGCGTTTGGTACTGGCCTTATCGCTGGCGTAATCGTCAGCCTTGCACTTCGTCGCTAA